In the genome of Dermatobacter hominis, the window GGCCGGATGCCGACCTCGACGACGAGCGGGTGGGTCTCGTCGAGCTCCGTGGTGCTGAGCAGCACGCCGATCGCGCTGCTGACCCCCGGCGTCTGCTGCACCCGCTGGAGCTGCTGCTCGGTGAGCGCGCTCTCGAGGAGGTCGTTCAGGCCCTTCTGCGAGATCGTGAAGTCCGCCGCGCCGACCTCGAGCACGCCGGCCGCCGTGGTGCGGATGCTGTCGGTCACGATCCCGAGCGTCACGACGACGAGCACGCCGACGGCGACGGCCGCGGCGGTCAGCATCGACCGGACCTTCTTCGACCACACGTTGTGGCCGATCAACCAGATGAACGACATGGCGACTCTCCCTCGTCGCGTGTTCGCCCCGCTGCCGGTGTCCCGCTCCTCCGTAGTGTGCCGCGCCGGGCCGCCGGTGCGAGCGGAAAGTGCGCGTGCGACACTCGCGGGATGGCGAACCTCACCGGCACCGGCATCTGGAGCAGCGCCCTCCGCTACGGCGACGTCGACGTGGCGAAGGAGGCGGCGGCCGAGCTCGAGTCGCTCGGCTACTCGGCGATCTGGTTGCCCGACGTGGGCGGCGACGTGTGGACGCCGCTCGACGCGGTGCTCGGCGCCACGACGTCGACCACCGTCGCGACCGGAATCCTCAACATCTGGATGCACGAGCCCGCCGTGGCCGCCGCCGAGTTCCAGCGACTCGTCGCCGCGCACGGGCCGCGGTTCCTCATGGGCCTCGGCGTGAGCCACGGCTCGTTCATCAACGCCACCGGCGCGGGCAACTACTCGAAGCCGCTGACCCACATGCGCGAGTACCTCGACGGGCTCGACGCCACGCCGGAGCCGGTGCCGACCACCGACCGGGTGCTCGCCGCGCTCGGCCCGAAGATGCTCGACCTCGCCCGGACCCGGGCGGCCGGCACGCACCCGTACCTGGTGGTGCCCGAGCACACGGCGCAGGCGCGGGAACGGCTCGGCGCGGGACCGCTCGTCGCGCCGGAGCAGGGCGTCGTGCTCACGACCGATCCGGCGCGGGCGCGCGAGGTCGCCCGCCAGCACCTGTCGATCTACCTGACGCTGCCCAACTACGCGAACAACTGGTTCCGGCTCGGCTTCACCGAAGAGGACACGCTCGACGGGGGCAGCGACCGGCTGGTCGACGCGCTCATCGTCTGGGGCGACGAGGACGCGATCCTCGCCCGGGTCCAGGCCCACCGCGACGCCGGCGCCGACCACGTCTGCCTCCAGGTGCTCGGCGAGGACCTGCCGCTCGACGACTGGCGCCGCCTCGCCCCCGTCGTCACCGGCTGACGCTCTCGCTGCCCAGCCGGTGCGCCACCCGGATTTCTGAGGCGCGGATCGCGACAAGGGTTGTCGCTGTGCACCCCTATATCCGGGGGTGAGTACCGTGCGGCGGCGTGAGCGACGCCCCCACCAGCCAGCCCATCCGCATCGACGCCGGCGGCTGGGGGCTCAGCTGGGTGGCCGACGACGACGGCCGGCTCCACCAGCTCGGCCTCGGGCCCGAGGGCCACACCGTCCCGCTCGAGGTCGGCGCGCAGTGGTACCCGCTGGCGTTCCCGACGCTCGACGGCACCGATCCGTTCCGCCCGCCGGCCCTGCAGATCACCCACGCCGACGGGACGCTCACCACCCGCCTGGCGCTGACCGCGGTCGAGCGTGACGACGACCCGAGCGGCAGCCACGTCGTCGTGCGCACGACCGACGAGCGGTTCGACCTGACCGTCGAGCACCACTTCCGCAGCCACCCCGACTCGGGCGTGCTCGAGCAGTGGGCCGAGGTGTTCCACGTCGAGGACGGCCCGGTCACGCTGCTCGCGCACGACACGCTCGCCCTGTTCCTGATGGTCCCCGACGACGCCGAGCTCGTGCAGTTCGGCGGGGCGGGCTGGGCCGACGAGTGGCGCTGGAGCACCGACCCGCTCACGATCGGGACGACCGTGCTCGGGAGCCTCGGCGGCGTGCAGCCGCACCTCCAGCGCAGCCCGTGCCTCCTGCTGTCGCCGGCTGGTCCGTTCGGTGGCCCGGACGGCGCCGTCGCGCAGGACGAGGGCGAGGTGATCGGGCTGAGCGTGGCGTGGGGCGGCAACTCGCACCTCACCCTCGACGTGAAGCCGCGGGCCGAGCTCGACGCGCCGCGGGAGCTCCGGCTGCGCGCCGGGGCCAACGCCCTCGGCGCGCCGTACCGGCTCGACCCGGGCGTGCGCATGGTGCTGCCGACCGTGGCGTGGACGTGGTCGACGACCGGCCGGGACGGCGTGACCGAGGCGTTCCACCGGTGGAGCCGCGACCGCGTGCTGCGCGACCCCGACCGCCTGCGCCCGCTCGTCGTCAACAACTGGGAGGCGACGTTCTTCGACTTCGACGAGTCCCGCATCGTCGGCCTGATCGACCGCGCCGCCGACCTCGGCGCCGACGTGTTCCTCCTCGACGACGGCTGGTTCGGCACCACCCACCCGCGGGACGACGACACGCAGGGCCTCGGCGACTGGGACCACGACGTGCGCAAGCTGCCCGGCGGGCTCGCACCGCTCGCCGACGCGGCGGCGGCCCGGGGCATCCGCTTCGGCATCTGGGTCGAGCCCGAGATGGTGAACCCGCTCAGCGAGCTGCACGAGGCCCACCCCGAGTGGGAGCTGCGCGACGGCCGCGAGCCGCGCCTGCACCGGCACCAGCTGCACCTCGATCCGCTGCAGCCCGACGTGCGCGACTTCGAGGTCGGCGTCGTCGACCGCACGCTCGCGTCGGCGCCGTCGACGAGCTACGTGAAGTGGGACGCCAACCGCCCGATCACCGACCCCGGTTCGAGGGCGCTGCCGACCGATCGGCAGGCCAACGTCTGGTTCGACCACGTCGGCGCGACCTGGGACGTCATGGCGCGCGTCGCCGAGGGACACCCCGACGTCGAGCTGATGCTCTGCGCCTCGGGCGGCGGGCGCGTCGACCACGGCACCCTTCGCTGGTTCCACGAGTTCTGGACCTCGGACAACACCGACCCGGTCACGCGCGTCCGCATGCAGTGGGCGTGCTCGCACTTCTTCCCCGGCGCGGTGATGGCGGCGCACGTGACCCGGTGGGGCGAGCGGCCGTTGCCCTTCGCGTGCGCGGTCGCGCTGTCCGGCCGCTTCGGCATCGACCTCGACCTCGGTGCGGTCAGTGCGGAGGAGGACGCGGTCCTGCGGAGGGCGGTGGCGTGGGCCCGCCGGACCCAGGACGTCGTCCAGCGCGGCGTGGTGCGGCGGTACGTCTCGCCGGTCGAGGGGCCCGACCGCTCACGCGCCGCCTGGTCGGTGCACGGCGACGACGGTCGGGTGGCGGTGTTCGCGTTCCAGCTCGACGAGCCGGCGACCTCGGCGCCGACGCTCCGGGTGCGAGGGCTCGATCCCGCGGCGTCCTACGAGGTGCGCGCCACCGACCTCGACGGCTTCGACGAGACGTCGACCGCCACGGGTGCCGAGCTCACCGACGGCATCGCCTGGCCCCTCGACGCGCCGCTGACCGCGCGCCTCTGGGAGCTCACCCCGACCGACCCCGCCTGAGCCCCGGTCACCTCGCGCCCGTCGCGGGCGCGGGCGCGGCCGAGCCGAGTCCGGGTCGACGTCGGCGAGCGCGGCGGCGCGCGCGTTCTGGACCACACGAACGGCGGGCATGGACGTAGTGTGATGTCGGTCACACACCCGAGGAGGGTGCAGATGGCAGGTGCTGGCGGACGTGTTCGCCGGCCCCGACGTCGGGGGGCGTCGAGGCCGACCGGCCGAGACGGGCGGCGCGCGCCCCGAGGGCGGCGCCGCTCGGGCCGGGCCATCGTGGCGGCGCTGGCGGTCGCCCTGTGCGCGGGTGGGCTCGCCGCCTGCTCGAGCGGCGACGACTCCGGCACGCCGACGCTCATCTGGTACATCAACCCGGACAACGGCGGGCAGAAGACGCTCGCCCAGGAGTGCGGCGACGCCAGCGACGGGGCCTACCGGATCCAGACGCAGATCCTCCCGAACGAGGCCGACGCCCAGCGCGAGCAGCTCGTCCGCCGCCTGGCCGCGCAGGACAGCTCGATCGACCTGATGAGCCTGGACCCGCCGTTCGTCGCCGAGTTCGCGAACGCCGGCTACCTCCGGCCGATCACCGACCCGGCCGACGTCGATCAGCTGACGGCCGGCGTGCTCGACGCACCGATGAAGACGGCCGAGTGGGACGGCGAGCTCGTCGCCACGCCGTTCTGGGCCAACACGCAGCTGCTCTGGTACCGCAAGTCGGTCGCCGCAGCGGCGGGCGTGGATCCGACCTCCGAGGCCTTCACCTGGCAGGCGATGATCGAGGCCGCCGAGTCGCAGGAGAAGCGCATCGGCGTCCAGGGCCGCCGGTACGAGGGCTACATGGTGTGGATCAACGCACTCGTCGCCTCGGCCGGTGGCCAGATCATCACCGACGCCGACAAGGGCAAGGACGCCAAGCCCTCGATGGCCGGTCCCGCCGGCGACGCCGCCGCGAAGATCGTCGGGGGCCTCGCCCGATCGCCGGCGGCGCCGGCCGACATGTCGACCGCGGGCGAGGAGGAGGCCCGCTCGCTGTTCCAGGGCGACTCCGGCTCCTTCATGGTCAACTGGCCGTACGTGTACCAGGCCGCCAAGGAGTCGGTGGAGGCCGGTGCCATCGACCAGTCGGTGCTCGACGACATCGCGTGGGCCCGCTACCCCCAGGCCGTCGCCGGCGAGCAGAGCGCCCCGCCCCTCGGCGGCATCGACCTCGCCATCGGCAACTTCACCGACCACCCGGACGAGGCCCTCGACGCGGTGAAGTGCATCACCTCGGTCGAGAACAACGCCCAGTACATGGTCGAGTCGGGCAACCCGGCCGCCCGCGCCGCCGCCTACGACGACCCGAAGGTCAAGGAGGCGTTCCCGATGGCGGACCTGATCCGCGACTCGATCGACACCGCCGGTCCTCGTCCCATCACGCCGTACTACGGCGACGTGTCGACGTCGGTCCAGCGGGTCTGGCACCCGTCGACCGCCGTCCGCTCGCCGGCGACGCCCGAGGAGACCGATGAGTTCATGACCGAGGTCCTCAGAGGGGAGCGCCTGCTGTGACCGCAGTGATCGAACCCGAAGCCGCGGGCGCCGGCCCGCCCGAACCACCGCCTGCGCCGAAGGCTGCGGCGCGCACCGACCGGGCCAGGCACGAGCGACGCCTCGGCCTGCGCCTCTCGGCGCCGGCGTTCATCGTGATGATCCTGGTGACCGCGTACCCGCTCGGCTACGCCGTCGTGCTGTCGCTGTTCAGCTACCGGCTCACCGACCCGGAGGGCAGGGAGTTCGTCGGCCTGTCGAACTACTGGGTCGTGCTGACCGACCCCGTGTGGTGGGGCGCCGTCAGCACGACCGCGATCATCACGGTCGTGAGCGTCGCGGTGGAGCTGGTGCTCGGCTTCGCCTTCGCCTGGGTGATGTTCCGGATCATCAGGGGCCGCTCGCTCGTGCGCACGGGCATCCTCGTGCCGTACGGGATCATCACCGTCGTCTCGGCCTTCATCTGGCGCTACGCCTTCCAGCTCGACTCCGGCTTCGTGAACACGTGGTTCGGGCTCGAGGACTTCAACTGGTTCGGCGAGCGGTGGTCGTCCCTGTTCGTCATCGTCCTCTCGGAGATCTGGAAGACGACGCCGTTCATCTCGCTCCTGCTGCTGGCCGGCCTGGTGCAGGTCCCCGAGGACATGCTCGAGGCGGCCAAGGTCGACGGAGCGACCGCGTGGCAACGGCTCTGGAAGATCGTCCTGCCGAACATGAAGGCGGCGATCATGGTCGCCGTGCTCTTCCGCACGCTCGACGCGTGGCGGATCTTCGACAACCCGTTCATCATGACGCAGGGCGCCAACGGCACCGAGACCCTGTCGTTCCTGGCCTACCGCCAGAACGTGACGCTCGTGAACCTGGGCTCCGGCTCGGCCGTGTCGGTCCTGCTGTTCCTCACCGTCTTCCTGATCGCCTTCATCTTCGTGAAGGGCTTCAAGACGGACCTGTCCCAGGTGAGGGGTGATTGAGATGGCCGGCACCGGCAACCGCACCAGCAACTGGTGGACGGCGTGGGGGCTGCTCATCCTCGTGTGGGCGGCGTTCCCCCTCCTCTGGATGGTGTCGCTCTCCTTCCGCAGCCCCGACAGCTTCGGCGCCGGTCCCACGTTCTGGCCGAAGGAGTGGACGTGGGAGAACTACTCGACGGTGTTCAGCGACGAGCTGTTCACCTCGGCGCTGCGCAACTCGTTCGGCATCTCGATCATCGCCACCGTCCTGTCGGTGGTCATCGCGATGTTCGCCGCCTACGCGATCGCCCGGCTCGACTTCCCCGGCAAGCGGCTGCTGCTGTCCATGGCGCTGGCCATCGCGATGTTCCCCGTCGCGGCGCTGGTCGGCCCGCTGTTCAACATGTGGCGCGGGCTCGGGATCTACGACACGTGGATCGGGCTGATCATCCCGTACCTGACGTTCGCCCTGCCGCTGTCGATCTGGACCATGTCGGCGTTCTTCCGCCAGATCCCCTGGGAGATGGAGCAGGCCGCCCAGGTCGACGGGGCCACGCCGTGGCAGGCGTTCCGGAAGGTGATCGTCCCGCTCGCCGCGCCGGGCGTGTTCACGACCGCCATCCTCACCTTCTTCTTCTGCTGGAACGAGTTCCTGCTCGCCATCTCGCTGACCTCGACCGACAGGGCCCGCACGGTCCCCGCGGCGCTGTCGTTCTTCACCGGCAGCTCCCAGTTCCAGAGCCCGATCGCCCCGATCATGGCGGCCTCGGTCGTCGTGACGATCCCGATCGTCCTCCTCGTCCTCGCGTTCCAGCGCCGGATCGTCGCCGGGTTGACCTCCGGCGCCGTGAAGGGCTGACGCCGAACCGCCCGCCCCCGCGAGCGCCCGCACCACCGACCCGAACAGGAGTCCAGACGTGGCCGCCATCACGATGCAGCACCTGGTCAAGACCTACGGCGACGGCTTCAAGGCCGTCAACGACATCAGCCTGGACATCGCCGACGGCGAGTTCATGATCCTGGTCGGGCCCTCCGGCTGCGGGAAGTCGACGCTGCTCCGCATGATCGTCGGGCTCGAGGACATCACCTCGGGCGAGCTCGAGATCGGCGGCGAACGGGTCAACGACCTCGCGCCGCGGGACCGGAACCTCGCGATGGTGTTCCAGAACTACGCGCTGTACCCGCACCTCACCGTGTTCGAGAACATCGCCTTCCCGCTGCGGCTCCGCAAGGACATGAGCGGCGACGAGATCGACCGCAAGGTGCGCGAGGCGGCCGAGGTCCTCGAGCTGACCGAGCACCTCGACCGCAAGCCGAGCAACCTCTCGGGCGGCCAGCGCCAGCGCGTCGCGATGGGTCGGGCGATCGTGCGCGACGCCCAGGTGTTCCTGTTCGACGAGCCGCTGTCGAACCTCGACGCCAAGCTGCGCGGCCAGATGCGCACCGAGATCCTGCGCCTGCAGCGCCGGATGGGCACGACGACCGTCTACGTCACCCACGACCAGACCGAGGCCATGACCCTCGGCGACCGCGTCGCGCTGATGCGGCGCGGCGAGATCCAGCAGGTCGGCACGCCGCGGGAGCTCTACGAGCACCCCGTCAACCTGTTCGTCGCCGGCTTCATCGGATCGCCGCCGATGAACTTCGTCCCCGGCGCCATGGAGGACGGGAAGCTCCACCTGCCGTTCGTGAGCTTCGAGCTGCCCGAGGACCGCCGCGAGGTCGTCGGCGACCGGCACTACGTCACGATCGGCATCCGGCCCGAGCGGTTCGAGGACCGGGAGCTGCTCGACGAGGCCCGGGTGCCGAAGGGCGTGGGCTTCGACGCCCCGGTCGACGTGGTCGAGTGGCTCGGCAACGAGCAGTACGCGTACGTGCCGTTCGAGACCGACCCGAAGCTGCTCGAGGGCCTGTCGGAGCTGGAGCGCGAGCTCGACGGCGAGCAGGCCCGCACCCAGCTCGTGGTCGCGCTCGAGCCGACGAGCCGCGTCGCGCCCGGCGAGACCGCCCAGTTCTGGTTCGACCCGGAGGACATGCACATCTTCGACGCCGGCACCGGCGAGAACCTGACCCGGGAGCTGGCGCTGGGTGCCTCGGTCACGACCGGATCGGCGACCGCGGGGGCCGGCTCCGGCGGCTGACGGCGCCGGCCGGCAGGAGGGGCCCGAGCCTCGTGGCGGCGCCCGAGCTGCGACTGCGCCAGACGCCCCCCGGGCTCCTGGCCCTCCCGTGGACCCGCCCGCTGGGCGAGTGGCGCGCGCCGGAGGTCGAGCTGCGCGAGCTGCCGGTCGGGCCGAGCCGCCACCTCGTCCGCTTCGTCGAGTCCGACGGCCGGCTCTGGGCGCTCAAGGAGCTGAGCCCGTCGCTCGCCAACCGCGAGTACGAGGTGCTGCGGGAGCTGGAGCGGCGGCACCTCGCCGCCGTGCGGGTCGCCGGTGTGGTCACGCAGCCGGCGCTCGACACCGCGATCCTCGTCACCCACTACCTCGAGCGGTCGTGGCAGTACCGCCGCCTGTTCATGCGCGTCGCCGGGTCGCTGCGAGCCCACCGCCGACGGCTGCTCGACGCCATGGCGCTGCTGCTCGTCGACCTGCACCGCAACGGCGTGTACTGGGGCGACTGCTCGCTGGCCAACACGCTCTTCATCCGCGACGGGCAGGCGATCCAGGCGTGGTTCGTCGACGCCGAGACCGCCGAGCTGCACGACGTGCTCAGCGACGGCCAGCGCCGGGCGGACCTCGACACCGCGGTCGAGAACGTGGCGGGTGGGCTGCTCGACGTCGCCGCCGCCCGCGGGCCGGCGACGCTGCCGGGCGAGATGACGACCGAGTCGCTGCTCGCCGAGGCGCAGAGCGTCGCCACCCGGTACGACCAGCTGTGGGAGCTGCTGTTCGACGCCCCGGTCGTCGACCTCGGCGACCACGACCGGATCGCGGCGCGGCTGGCGCGGCTCGAGGACCTGGGCTTCGAGCTCGACGAGGTCCGCTTCGAGCCGACGGGCGAGCGCACCGACCAGCTGCGCATGCGCGTCGCCGTCGGCGGCCGCAGCTACCACTCCGACCGGCTCCGCGCGCTCACGGGGATCGACGCGGGCGAGGGCCAGGCCGCGATCCTCATGAACGACCTGCTCGCGTACGCGGCGGCGCTGCGCAGCCGCTCGCGCCGCGACGTCAGCGAGGAGGAGGCGGCCCGGGCGTGGTACGAGGATGCCTTCCTGCCGGGGGTGGCCAAGGCGCAGGCGGTGCTCGGCGACGCGACGTCGCCCGTCCAGGCCTACTGCGACCTGCTCGAGGTGCGGTGGCTGCTCAGCGAGGCCGCCGGCCGCGACGTCGGCGACGACGCCGCGCTGGCGGTGCTCGCTCGGCGCGAGCCGCCCGACGAGTCGGCCGCGACGCTGGTCGTGCTCGACCCGGCGACCACCGAGATCCCGGCGGTGCCGCCGCCCACCACCTCCTGAGCTCGGGTCAGCCGCCGGGTTCGAGCCGCTCGACCGGATCGGGCCCGTACCCGCCGGCGACAGGTGAGTCGGCATCGTCGCGCGGGATGTCGATCCCCTTGCGGCGGAGCAGCGCGACGCAGACCCAGCCGATCGGCACGACCAGCCAGTGCGACATGAGCCGGAAGGCGACCGAGGCGGCGAGCGCGGTCGACGCGTCGGTGCCCGTCGCCGTCAGCCCGACCACCAGGGCGGCCTCGACCTGACCGGCCCCGCCCGGGATGATCGGGATCGCCCCGGCCAGCTGGCTGGTCCCGTAGATCGCCAGGATCGACCCCCACGCCGACAGGTCCGTCGGCGTCCCCCCGCCCATGGCCGCGACGGCGGCGACGAGCGCGACGAACTCGCCAATCCAGCTCAGCACCTGCAGCACCCACGCCGCGGTCCAGCGGCCGGGACCGGCGCGCACGGCGCCGAACGAGTCGACGAACCGGTCCGCCAGGTCCGCCGCCGCCCCACCGGCGTCCTCGTGCGCATCGCCACCCGAGGTGGTGGCGCGGGCAGTGACGAGGCGGCGGAGCGCGAGCCAGGCCCGGACGCACCACTCGGCCGGGCGGCGCAGCACCCACGGGTTCCGGGTGATGGCGAAGAAGGCGCCGAGCAGGACCAGCGCGACGGCCCCGGGGAGCAGCGCCCGGCTCGGGTCCTCGCCGGCGACCGCGTACCCCGCCAGCGTCATGAACACGAGCACCGCCGGGGCGACGACACCGGTGGCGATCGTCGTCCACCCCGCCAGGCCGCCGTCGGCGCCGGCCTCGCGATAGCGCTGGACCATGTAGCCCGTGGCCAGCGCGCCGCCGGCCGGGAGCGTCGCCGCGATCGCGCCGCTGGCGAAGGACGCGGTGGTCGCCCGGCCGAGGGGCAGGTGGGCGCCGCCGGCGCCGAGCAGGACGGAGCGCACACCGGCGAACAGGACGATCGACACGATGCTCGTGACCGACCCGATGGCGATCCAGGTCCAGTCGGCGTGGGTGAGGAGCTCGGCCGCGTCGACGACCTGGTCCCACTCCGCGACGACGAACACCGCCAGCCCGGCCAGTGCGAGCACCACGACCGCGGCGCGCAGCCACCGGCCGGATCGCTGCGGGCCGTCCATGCGGCGATCGTACGGCCGGGCGCAGGTCGCGGAGCGTCCGACGGTCGCTTCGACGCCCGAACGAGGTGCACCGAGGATCGGCGGAGTGCCCCGAACCCCTCAGGACCCGTTGGCTAGGGTTCTCACATGGCCACCACGCAGCGACCGAGGAACCCGCGCTCGTCGGCTCCTCCGCCCGGTCCGAACCCGGTGAACCGTGGTCTCATCCTGATCGCGGTCGGCGTCGTGCTGGCCGTCATCCTGCTGATCAAGGCCGGCGGCGCCGGCTTCGACGGCGACAGCTCCGACCTCGAGATCGGCGCTGGCGACGACAAGGTCACCACCACCACCGAGGCCACCACGACCACCGTCGCCGAGCAGGCACCGCAGACCGTCCAGGTCGTCGCGGCCAACGGCTCCGGCACCTCGGGCCTGGCCGCCAAGACCGGCCAGCTCCTCGCGCAGTCCGGCTACACGCAGGTCGTGGCGACCGACTCGCTGCAGCCGGTGACCGCGTCGCAGGTCCTCTACGCCAACGGCTACGAGGCCAACGCCAAGTCGATCGCCGCCGCCCTCGGCCTGCCCGAGACGGCCGTGCAGCCGCTCGCCCCCGGCACCCAGCTGGCCAAGAACCAGCCGCCGACGTCGGGCGTCATCGTGATGATCGGTCCCGACCTCGTGGCCAAGGTCAACGCCGGCGGGACCGCCGGCGGGACGGCCGGCGCGACCACGACGACCGTGGCCGGCGGCACCGGGAGCACGAGCGGCACCGGGACCGGCGGCGCGACGACCACGACCGTGAAGTCCGGGACGTCGACCGCGGGCGCCACGGGCACCGGCGGCGTCACGACCACGACCCGCTGAGCCGGCCGTCGACGTGGGCGTCCCCGACGCGCTCGAACCGTTCCGCACCCACGCCGCCGACGCGCTGGTCGCGTTCGACTTCGACGGCACGCTCGCGCCGATCGTCGACGACCCCGAGGCCGCGGCCCCGATGGACGGCGTGGCCGCCGCCCTCGAACGGCTGGCGGCCCGCTTCGGCGAGGTCGCCGTCATCTCGGGCCGGCCGCTCGCGTTCCTCGAGCGCTGGTTCCCCGAGCCGTCCGGCGTCACGCTCGTCGGGCTCTACGGGTTGGAGGCGCGACGCCTGGGCGAGCGGGCCGACCACCCGACCTCGGGCGTGTGGCGCGAGACGATGGCCGACGTCGCCGGGCTGGCGCGCATGAAGGGCCCCGAGGGCATGGACATCGAGCTCAAGGGCCTGTCGATCACGCTGCACTACCGGCGTCGCCCCGAGCTCGAGGGCGAGGTCATCGCCTGGGCCGAGCAGATCGCCGGGCCGACCGGCCTGCGGGCCCGACCGGCGAAGATGAGCGTGGAGCTCCACCCGCCGATCGACGAGGACAAGGGCACCGTCCTGCAGCGGCTCGCCGGCTCGCACACCGGCCCCGTGCTGTTCGCCGGCGACGACCTCGGCGACGTCCCCGCCTTCCAGGTGCTCGACGAGCTGCGGGCGGCGGGTCGGGGCGTGCTCGCCGTCGTGGTCGACGGGCCCGAGGTGCCCGGCGCGCTCCGGGACCGTGCCGACCTGTTGGTCGACGGACCGGCCGCCGTCGCCGACCTGGTCCTCGCCCTCGGCACCTGACGCGTCCCGATCCCACCCGCTCTGTCACGGCTCGCGGTGCTGAACGGCACCGCCAGGCGGGACAGAGCAGGAGATCGTCGTCCGGTCAGTCGTCGAGGGCGGCGAGCTGGTCGTCGAGCCAGTCGGCCGGCGTGCGCGCCTCGGCGGATCGCCGCAGCAGCGCGGCTCGGGCGGCGCGCTCCTCGGGGTCTCGGTCCAGCGCGGACCCGAGCGCCTCGGCGGTGGCCTCGATGTCGAACGGCGAGATGCCGTCGGCGGCGCCGACGAGCTCGGTCCACGCGCCGGCCTCGGTCGACAGGACGAGCTGCCCGTCGCGCTCGTTCACCATCGGGCCCTCCTTGGCGACCAGGTTGAGGCCGTCGCGGATCGGGTTCACCAGCAGCACGTCGTAGCGGCGCAGGGCGGCGATCGAGCGCGGGAAGTCGTCGTCGGTCATCAGCTCGACCGGCGTCCAGTCGGCGTCGCCCCAGCGCTCGTTGACCGACGCCGCCGCGGCCTCGACCTCGTCGCGGTAGCGGGCGTAGGCCGGCACGCCGAGCCGCGACGGGTAGCAGCAGGCGACGAAGGTGACGCGGCCGCGGAGGTCCTCGCGGCGCTCGAGCAGTCGGTCGTACGCGTGGAAGCCGCGCACGATGTTCTTCGACAGCTCCATCCGGTCGACGCGCACGATGAGCTGCCGGTCGCCGACGAGCTCGTCGAGGTCGACCAGCGCGCTCGAGCAGTCCTCCTCGGCGACGACCCGACGCAGGTCGTCGATGTCGCTGTTGAGCGTCGACGCGAACACCTTG includes:
- a CDS encoding lysylphosphatidylglycerol synthase transmembrane domain-containing protein, which codes for MDGPQRSGRWLRAAVVVLALAGLAVFVVAEWDQVVDAAELLTHADWTWIAIGSVTSIVSIVLFAGVRSVLLGAGGAHLPLGRATTASFASGAIAATLPAGGALATGYMVQRYREAGADGGLAGWTTIATGVVAPAVLVFMTLAGYAVAGEDPSRALLPGAVALVLLGAFFAITRNPWVLRRPAEWCVRAWLALRRLVTARATTSGGDAHEDAGGAAADLADRFVDSFGAVRAGPGRWTAAWVLQVLSWIGEFVALVAAVAAMGGGTPTDLSAWGSILAIYGTSQLAGAIPIIPGGAGQVEAALVVGLTATGTDASTALAASVAFRLMSHWLVVPIGWVCVALLRRKGIDIPRDDADSPVAGGYGPDPVERLEPGG
- the otsB gene encoding trehalose-phosphatase; this translates as MGVPDALEPFRTHAADALVAFDFDGTLAPIVDDPEAAAPMDGVAAALERLAARFGEVAVISGRPLAFLERWFPEPSGVTLVGLYGLEARRLGERADHPTSGVWRETMADVAGLARMKGPEGMDIELKGLSITLHYRRRPELEGEVIAWAEQIAGPTGLRARPAKMSVELHPPIDEDKGTVLQRLAGSHTGPVLFAGDDLGDVPAFQVLDELRAAGRGVLAVVVDGPEVPGALRDRADLLVDGPAAVADLVLALGT
- a CDS encoding alpha,alpha-trehalose-phosphate synthase (UDP-forming) is translated as MDTVDRPIVLASNRGPLSYKDEGGTLVPVRGGGGLVSGLAPLMDEGRITWIAAALSDADRKAAADDLPAAQGHPVHLVDVPPDEFDRYYDVVANQTLWFMHHGLFDLTREPELDSTWRECWDSYKDVNRRFAAAIAAHAPEGAVVLVQDYHLTMVAPTVRAARDDLSLVHFHHTPFAGPDGARAMATGPLVEMLDALAAHDACGFHVPEWAENYSAVQQRWGTVHPTDRAKVFASTLNSDIDDLRRVVAEEDCSSALVDLDELVGDRQLIVRVDRMELSKNIVRGFHAYDRLLERREDLRGRVTFVACCYPSRLGVPAYARYRDEVEAAAASVNERWGDADWTPVELMTDDDFPRSIAALRRYDVLLVNPIRDGLNLVAKEGPMVNERDGQLVLSTEAGAWTELVGAADGISPFDIEATAEALGSALDRDPEERAARAALLRRSAEARTPADWLDDQLAALDD
- a CDS encoding DUF4032 domain-containing protein, coding for MAAPELRLRQTPPGLLALPWTRPLGEWRAPEVELRELPVGPSRHLVRFVESDGRLWALKELSPSLANREYEVLRELERRHLAAVRVAGVVTQPALDTAILVTHYLERSWQYRRLFMRVAGSLRAHRRRLLDAMALLLVDLHRNGVYWGDCSLANTLFIRDGQAIQAWFVDAETAELHDVLSDGQRRADLDTAVENVAGGLLDVAAARGPATLPGEMTTESLLAEAQSVATRYDQLWELLFDAPVVDLGDHDRIAARLARLEDLGFELDEVRFEPTGERTDQLRMRVAVGGRSYHSDRLRALTGIDAGEGQAAILMNDLLAYAAALRSRSRRDVSEEEAARAWYEDAFLPGVAKAQAVLGDATSPVQAYCDLLEVRWLLSEAAGRDVGDDAALAVLARREPPDESAATLVVLDPATTEIPAVPPPTTS
- a CDS encoding LytR C-terminal domain-containing protein → MATTQRPRNPRSSAPPPGPNPVNRGLILIAVGVVLAVILLIKAGGAGFDGDSSDLEIGAGDDKVTTTTEATTTTVAEQAPQTVQVVAANGSGTSGLAAKTGQLLAQSGYTQVVATDSLQPVTASQVLYANGYEANAKSIAAALGLPETAVQPLAPGTQLAKNQPPTSGVIVMIGPDLVAKVNAGGTAGGTAGATTTTVAGGTGSTSGTGTGGATTTTVKSGTSTAGATGTGGVTTTTR